The sequence ATCGGAAAGATAgcctaatattcgtagaacccaGCGATTTGTGTATCTTATttacaatgttaaaaaattaaattttttagctttgaCCTAATAATCAGTATTTCACATAGGAACCTTTAGCAGATAATACAGCTTTAATGCGACGAGGAATACTGCTTAaacagttttcaaattttctctttaTCGTCCGGCAATGTTTCTAAATGTGATTGAGTATCCGAATTAGCTCTTACTTGGTCGTAGGATTGTGCTGGCTGACTTTCATTTCATGAAGTTCCAAACGTTCTAGATGGGATTTATATCTGGAAATTTTCCCGGTCAGTCGAGAACGGTGACTTTTTTCGCCCTAAAAACGTGCTAATTCGTCTGGCGAATCTGGAAAATCTAGCTATCTAGGAGTTTAAAAACGCAAGAACGCTCAAAGTACTTACAATAAATGACAacaacaatgaaaattttaattttttagctttggCCTAATAACATGGCAAGGCACTGTAGTTTCGATTGGAAATGTTTAAACTGCGATACGCGGTCTGATTCCAAACATTAGAATTAGGAGTAGGTAGAATTTCAAAGACGCATTTTAAGTTGTGCATAAAAGTGCTTTTACGTTTCTTGCCGtggagttaaaaataattattgaatactaAGAATGAGTCGTTGTGGCTTACAATGTCGAGAAAGTTCCCTGACTGCCTTTCGAAAGTTtggtattttattgtttaatcctttttatcagcaaatatattattaatggaAAAAGTACTTTGAAAGTATTTTTCAGAAAGCTTGAACAAAAATAAGACTCTTCATTATGCGCTTTTTTTACAATTAGCCGTTTTCAAGTTATAGCGTTTAGCCAATTGAATCAgcacaaaaattgataaatttgtagaCAAATATTTCAAGACTTTAGGAACcgaacaatttctaaaaaatatgcaTTGCTTTTCAGGACACGTATtcgatagaaaaaaaaacaaatttcagatCGGAATAAATCatgttaaaatgtcaattttaaaagcgGCCTTTTTTGGCAATTATCTATGGAATATTGTACACATAGTTGTTCAAAaaagcagttttaaaaattataaaaaatgttttattttgatcgTAAAATGTCTTTTTCCTGTGTGGAATTTgtgttttgaaaatcaatttttcttttttttttcgaatttttttggcttaaaaggcGCTGAGGTATTTAtcagcaaatattttaatttccttgcAAATTCAATTGTTCATAACGCTGTAACTTGAgacgaataattttataaaataagtgTAAAATGGAGAGAGTTCTGCCTTGATTCGAGCTTTGTGAGAAAAAAATCACAGGTTTTTTGACAATAAATAAGGTATTGGATTTAAAGAACATGTTTGAACAATAAACGACCGACTTTTGGAAAGTCTACCCtggatatttttaattctgcTGTCCCTCCTTTAAATTATAGTAAACCTCcacctattattattattgttttaaattttatgattttattttatctaaAGTTTCTGTTTGTTTCTAATTTTACTTAGTGAACTTGTGTCcaagaccgaatccatttcaaatctggCAGGATTCTACATTTGAAATTGCAGAATATTTCGGGGACGAAATGTGTTGCTTTTTAGGGGAAATAAGGTAATGCGTATTTTTATGGTTTGCAAAAAAAGTGTAAcgagttatgcgtatttgagcATTGTGCTTTGTTCTTCCAAAAacctgaaaaatggattttctcaaaaaacccagtttcaaattttggcaaatttttaaaaaatcttttattttgataatgaagatgtctcttaagggcatgtgatacatacagtttccccggcttttttaccacaaaaatgaaaattaaaaaaaaatgaattcggagatgctataaaatatcataacggacgtctccggactcttttttcagggataattacaaaaaaaattattgtgctaaataaaaattttatgcatatgcattattttgaggttacgtcgtttttcatatctgcATTTCCGATAATccggaaattatttatgaaataaacttttttgattgcctgcaaacaaggttagttcccggagattagttactatgtttacttgtaagtccaaagttttcggccaaaaatattgtgtagtttggaagtaacgctcgggtgaattgtaacacacataacctcgaaatatacacgcacgttgttagcaatatcaaaaaatttttgataaaaaaacacaaaaaaaagtgtgtgggggcgtccgttagcatgttctatgtcatttcccagattttgaaggcaaaatatttcttatcctaggaaaaaagccgggggaatctaacactgaaaaaatcgatactatttcctaagcgctatgcaaattgatcacattttgctaaattaaaactttttttaattaacccacaaaaaaagtgtatggggacgtcctttagcatgttcgctatcatttcccaaatttttaagacaaaacatttattattctagaaaaaaggccGGAGGAACCtataactggtaaaatcgacaattttctaagtatcacatgcccttaagatgatgcttgctaaataactttttttaaccttTCTTCTATGAGTAGAACCTTCCagaaatatttggaagaataaaaaatgtggtgttttccagaaaatatattttttccatgatttcaaaatttgctgaaaaaaaataatatatattttcttgaaagccCCGCCTTTTTTATtcctctttatattttttaaatctttctactAATAGAAGAAAGTTGTCTTACCTGAATCGTGCGGGCCTAAACAAGAAAAAGTGGAAGATTCGATTGTAAGAGAAAAGAATTCTCCTGGCGCCAAtagttatttagcaagcatcaaacttacaagatatcatTATTGTCAAACTACAAGTTCaagaaaaaattagcaaaaaaatttaaacatgtgtTTTAAATGGGTATCAATTGAAGTCCAAAGTTACAGAGATTTAAAggaaagattcgttttttttttgtttttttttttaacgtcaCTAAATTCAAACACGCATaacttttgagatttttttgtaaatcggaAAAATAGGTATCGCCTAATTTCCGCTAGTATTTTCTATGTATTTTCCGAACTTCAGAAAACTCTAATCTTTCAAATTAGTCATTAAACCTCCCTCTAATCCTTTCAATTTCTCTATATTTTGCGACCATCACAAAGATTTAATCGTTCAAATAAGTCATAATACATATTATTTGTAACGCTTAGAGCAGTCAATATGACCATAAACGAAAgcggtaatattttaaatatagcactttaaaaaaatatcactttagacACGAATAAATTAGGCGAAGTATGCGACATGTGCCTACAAAAAAGGGAATCATAGCCAACTTAAAtatagttttaaacatttttaaatgtttgaatttgatatttttcaatataaaatataggCATTGATTAGTGTTACGGAATTATTCGTAAAGCTAACAGATTAAGTGCGGCATTAGGTCTAGTATTACTGAAAATTACATAACGGCAGACAGTTTGATTAAACTCTTGTATGGAAGTTGTTGATCTTTCTCTCCACTTTCATCTATAACACATTCCTTGGCGTTAATAATACTAAGGATTTACGATCTCATCCCTTCATCTACTATAAAGTGCATACCCATAAATTTCGAAATCGTAACTAATTTAATCGTGAATAAATTATTCTTGATTAACTTAATCATGACTAACCTAACCTGACCTTACCTTGAAAGTACGACGGACGGACACCTGACCGAAAGTATAAACTGTAAACGTTTCAGCCCTGGGCTACGAAACCCTACAAATTAAAAAGTGATACCCGACAAAACTTTCTCTTCGTATTTTCGAGCATCAGAGCCTTGTGAGGTTTCAAATGAGCCACAAGTATTCTTCTAGCTTCAACAGAAGaaccagattttttaatttttaatgtttaattttcaaaatattttgaatgcttCAAATTTAGATTTGTTCCGCATGTAAATccgttaatttgtaaattattttttgaatatttcaaatcataattgttcagttttgaaggcctttatttgaacatttaaatgaGCTGGTTAATGACCGGAATTTTTGGTATAAGTTTTATATAAGATTAAGATGAAAATTAtatgaatgtttaagaaaaaggaataaaagtaATAAGAACACACACATTGCAGGTCACACACACATAGTCGAACACCTCGTGGGGATGCCGCATTTAGTTTCTCGAAAGGAAAGAATAGACGCCCTCGAGCTTTTAGGTGCCACCTATGTTGATAAGAAGCGAGACATGATCGGCGCCCTAGAATTCTGGAAACGAGCCATGGAAGAAAGGTATTCAATATTATCTAAAAATGTTACCCTTTGATCACTCTGTGATTAGGTACTATTAAATGCTATTAAGTACCCAAACAACTATTAAGTACCCAAAATGTCCTTAGATACCGAGGAGACGGTCCCGTGATACAAAAACCGGCTCCTCCGTCTGGAGTCGCAGCCTACGATTTTGCCAAGGAAATCTCCGATCCAGAAGCATTGGATGAGTTGCTTGCAGATCCCGATGAGATGAGAATGCAGGCTCTGGTGATCAGAGAACGGATACTTGGACCAGCCCATCCGGACACTAGTTACTACATCCgatatcgaggagctgtttatgCGGACGCTGGCAAGTTCAATCGGTGCATCGAGCTCTGGAATTATGCCCTCGATATGCAACAAAGCATGCTTGAGCCTCTCAATCCGATGACTCAAGGATCTCTCTTTAGTTTTACGGAGCTTTTCAGTTTTATGATCGGTGACGAAGGAAAGCAAACGAGCAGAGGGCGCAGGGTGCCTCCTGTTCAAAGGGAAGACCTAATAAGAGTCTTCAAGAAAGCGGTAATTATAATTagctcatttaaaaataaaattaatNNNNNNNNNNNNNNNNNNNNNNNNNNNNNNNNNNNNNNNNNNNNNNNNNNNNNNNNNNNNNNNNNNNNNNNNNNNNNNNNNNNNNNNNNNNNNNNNNNNNTTCCAATTAGAAACGAGTCAGGCTGCCCTCAATGTTTAGGTTTCTCTgtccccgaaatcagtccaaggccatttgaaggcaacccttgTTTGgtgtaataaaattgataaattaaactattgtgtcGACCCTAATGATGGCAATTTCAGGTACTAGAGGTTAAATTAGGCAAACAGATGTTGGACAAAATACCAACGTGCGAACGTGATTTGACCTACTTAAATCGCGTTTTAGTCATCACTCTTCATCTCGCTTGTCTGCTAACTCGGGAAACTCCGAAAGTTGAATCTGAAGATCATACGGAGTTGCACAGAGCCATTTATGAACTTGTGAAAATCAACGCCAAGGGCAAACAGGTTTGTGATTACTACTCTTAAGCACTCTCAACTTTAAATCCGATTTCATTTCTCTAATCTGAAttgttttttcacattttctggaatttacaatttcagtttataaaattgtATTCCTTTTCCATTCAAACAGGGTCGGGATGCATTGCAGCTGACTCACAGTAAGGACGCTGCTCTCGTCGGTGGTTATCCTGCCTGTGAATTTCCATCGCAACACCTAACCCAGGCTCTTTTAAAAGTCGGTGCCGACGTGACTGCAAGGGATTCTGATGGTAATACAGCTCTACACCTCGCAGCTCTTTCACAGCCATGGCGTACCGATTTGGCGACAACTTTACTCGAAGCCGGAGCTCATCTGGATGCCGTGAATAACGAGGGCAAAACCTTCGAAATGCTCTTAAACGACAAGACTCGATTTAACTCCGTGAATCCTCTCAAGTACACAAGCCTCACTTGTCTTGCAGCTAGAGTCGTTTGGAGAACCCAGCCAATCGACAGGGTTCCAAAGCATCTTCGGAATTTCGTTCAAATGCACTAGCAAAACGTGCAGTGTCTTGATAGCTAATTTCTGCCGTGAAACAGcagtgattttattattttacttatctgCGACTTCACCACGTATCTCCCCAACGAACTCAGTTCAAGTAGAGGGATacattaataaaatatgaaaatttaaagatcattttttaatttagcaatgAGGCAGTAGGATTCTAGTTTTCAAAACACCTCGTGCGTCGTTTCTCTCTCATTTTCGAGTGAAGAACTGCGAGTCTTCGAAAAGACTGGACTATTAATTGCGGTCGTGGCTGAAAAATCTAGACCTTGAGTATATCGTGCGAAGCATCGACTTTATCTAAGGGGTAGGTacataatttagaattttgatgtataaagaTTACAAGAAAATGCAAATCAATGCAAACGATTGCTAGTTGACATGATTGTACACTTTTAAATGTGAAGCTgaagaaataacaattttaaccCAAGCACCTTTCAGtgaattcaaatgtttataaTTGGAAATGTGTTCAGTTCATAAcactaacattttaaaatttgacaaatatttataaatgcttacatttttaattattacacttTTGCGATTGCAACGGCTCAATTTGGTACACGTGTGAtgtagaaatgttaaattttgtatgTTGCCAGGTTAGAAATTTAGACATTATGTTTGACAGCTTTAAAcgtgagttaaaatttttttttcgattttcgaaatctttaattaaaaaaagaaatttaatctaaaatgatgaaaattgaaaacagttccTAGCAAA is a genomic window of Belonocnema kinseyi isolate 2016_QV_RU_SX_M_011 chromosome 8, B_treatae_v1, whole genome shotgun sequence containing:
- the LOC117177648 gene encoding protein fem-1 homolog CG6966 isoform X2; the encoded protein is MAFVSFDRNLARAFLDHRPKDEVGQIVGAKTHGATPLVMACRNGHYDVAEYLIEKCGADVEQPGSVVFDGETIEGAPPLWCAAAAGHLSVVKLLVRRGAKVNSTTKTNSTPLRAACFDGYFEIVKFLVQHGADIEVANRHAHTCLMIASYRGHIKIAKFLLSLKADANRKSVKGNTALHDCAESGSLEILKVLVEHGARMDVDSYGMTPLLAAAITGHTHIVEHLVGMPHLVSRKERIDALELLGATYVDKKRDMIGALEFWKRAMEERYRGDGPVIQKPAPPSGVAAYDFAKEISDPEALDELLADPDEMRMQALVIRERILGPAHPDTSYYIRYRGAVYADAGKFNRCIELWNYALDMQQSMLEPLNPMTQGSLFSFTELFSFMIGDEGKQTSRGRRVPPVQREDLIRVFKKAVLEVKLGKQMLDKIPTCERDLTYLNRVLVITLHLACLLTRETPKVESEDHTELHRAIYELVKINAKGKQGRDALQLTHSKDAALVGGYPACEFPSQHLTQALLKVGADVTARDSDGNTALHLAALSQPWRTDLATTLLEAGAHLDAVNNEGKTFEMLLNDKTRFNSVNPLKYTSLTCLAARVVWRTQPIDRVPKHLRNFVQMH
- the LOC117177648 gene encoding protein fem-1 homolog CG6966 isoform X1 → MDVLSIVYNSARDGRLRRLKAFLDHRPKDEVGQIVGAKTHGATPLVMACRNGHYDVAEYLIEKCGADVEQPGSVVFDGETIEGAPPLWCAAAAGHLSVVKLLVRRGAKVNSTTKTNSTPLRAACFDGYFEIVKFLVQHGADIEVANRHAHTCLMIASYRGHIKIAKFLLSLKADANRKSVKGNTALHDCAESGSLEILKVLVEHGARMDVDSYGMTPLLAAAITGHTHIVEHLVGMPHLVSRKERIDALELLGATYVDKKRDMIGALEFWKRAMEERYRGDGPVIQKPAPPSGVAAYDFAKEISDPEALDELLADPDEMRMQALVIRERILGPAHPDTSYYIRYRGAVYADAGKFNRCIELWNYALDMQQSMLEPLNPMTQGSLFSFTELFSFMIGDEGKQTSRGRRVPPVQREDLIRVFKKAVLEVKLGKQMLDKIPTCERDLTYLNRVLVITLHLACLLTRETPKVESEDHTELHRAIYELVKINAKGKQGRDALQLTHSKDAALVGGYPACEFPSQHLTQALLKVGADVTARDSDGNTALHLAALSQPWRTDLATTLLEAGAHLDAVNNEGKTFEMLLNDKTRFNSVNPLKYTSLTCLAARVVWRTQPIDRVPKHLRNFVQMH